One genomic region from Reichenbachiella ulvae encodes:
- a CDS encoding non-canonical purine NTP diphosphatase — MRICFATHNENKLREVRQILGSGFEIVGLNEIGCHEEIPETGATLEENSAIKAEFVAENYQINCFADDTGLEVDTLNGEPGVYSARYAGEAKDNIANMSLLLKKLEGKEDRSAQFKTVITLILDGEKFQFEGMVKGVITEDLKGTEGFGYDPIFQPEGYEGTFAEMTAEQKNQISHRGRAVQALVDFLQSR; from the coding sequence ATGAGAATTTGCTTTGCTACGCATAATGAGAATAAACTTCGAGAGGTTCGACAGATCCTGGGGAGTGGTTTCGAAATCGTAGGTCTTAACGAAATTGGATGCCATGAGGAGATTCCTGAAACAGGAGCTACATTAGAAGAGAATTCGGCGATCAAAGCGGAGTTCGTGGCGGAAAATTATCAGATCAATTGCTTTGCAGATGATACTGGGCTGGAGGTCGATACGCTGAATGGCGAGCCTGGTGTGTATAGCGCCCGCTATGCTGGAGAGGCCAAGGATAATATCGCGAACATGAGTCTCCTATTGAAAAAATTGGAGGGAAAGGAAGATCGTTCGGCACAGTTCAAAACAGTGATAACCCTAATTTTGGATGGAGAGAAGTTTCAGTTTGAGGGAATGGTGAAAGGCGTAATCACAGAAGATCTTAAAGGAACGGAAGGCTTTGGCTATGATCCGATCTTTCAACCTGAGGGGTACGAAGGGACATTTGCTGAGATGACTGCAGAGCAGAAAAATCAAATCTCACACAGAGGACGTGCCGTCCAGGCTCTCGTTGACTTTTTGCAGTCTCGTTAA
- a CDS encoding nucleoside deaminase, whose product MGFEAKFMQEAIALAIQSVNEKNGGPFAALVVKDGKVIGKGHNTVTSSYDPTAHAEVNAIRDACQNIQDFQLMDCDIYTTCEPCPMCLGAIYWARPKAIYYASTKQDAAKAGFDDQFIYDEIELTPRKRKIHTENQMRKSAGSVFEAWASKLDKTKY is encoded by the coding sequence ATGGGATTCGAAGCGAAGTTTATGCAGGAGGCCATTGCATTGGCCATTCAGTCAGTAAATGAGAAAAATGGTGGCCCTTTCGCTGCACTAGTCGTAAAGGATGGGAAGGTTATTGGAAAAGGGCATAATACGGTCACTTCGAGTTATGATCCGACTGCCCATGCAGAGGTGAATGCCATCCGAGATGCCTGTCAAAACATTCAGGATTTTCAATTGATGGACTGTGACATCTATACGACTTGTGAGCCTTGTCCTATGTGCCTGGGTGCGATCTATTGGGCCAGGCCTAAAGCCATCTACTATGCGAGCACCAAGCAGGATGCCGCTAAAGCTGGTTTTGACGACCAATTTATTTACGATGAAATTGAACTAACTCCCAGAAAAAGAAAGATTCATACAGAAAATCAAATGCGAAAATCAGCTGGTTCTGTATTTGAGGCTTGGGCTAGTAAACTTGATAAAACCAAATATTAA
- a CDS encoding EcsC family protein — MRIYKEKINSEVEEWKVSIQTPQPISYSGIKRLQRKINKMTPHRVHELITNTVKQITRGVLSGVEYTTSKPATTLAIHNAEDIIRETIWFYASSAAAQGAFTGLGGIFSSIADFPLWMSIKMKMLFEIAGHYGFDTQDYKERLFILHVFQLSFASPSRRPRLLKLIENWEQSSEELPSNIHDFDWKKFQLEYRDNLDISKVFQLIPGIGAIIGGCVNHKLTYRLGKTAMMAYRIRVLQNEQCALRN, encoded by the coding sequence GTGAGGATTTATAAGGAGAAGATTAATTCCGAAGTAGAGGAATGGAAGGTGTCTATACAGACACCCCAACCAATTTCTTACAGCGGGATCAAAAGGTTACAACGCAAGATCAATAAAATGACACCTCACCGGGTGCATGAATTGATCACAAACACAGTCAAACAAATCACAAGAGGGGTACTAAGTGGTGTAGAATACACCACTTCGAAACCTGCTACTACATTAGCCATTCACAATGCAGAAGACATCATCAGAGAAACCATCTGGTTTTATGCCTCTTCTGCAGCTGCCCAAGGTGCCTTCACTGGCTTAGGCGGAATATTTAGTAGCATCGCAGATTTCCCACTATGGATGAGCATCAAGATGAAAATGCTATTTGAAATAGCAGGACATTACGGTTTTGACACGCAAGATTATAAAGAACGACTCTTCATCTTACATGTTTTTCAACTTTCATTCGCCAGTCCATCAAGAAGGCCCAGACTCTTAAAATTGATAGAAAATTGGGAGCAAAGCTCTGAAGAGCTCCCTTCCAATATTCATGATTTTGATTGGAAAAAGTTCCAGCTGGAATACCGAGACAATCTGGATATCTCCAAAGTTTTCCAGCTTATTCCTGGGATTGGAGCAATCATCGGTGGTTGTGTCAATCACAAACTGACCTATCGATTGGGCAAAACGGCTATGATGGCCTATCGTATAAGAGTTTTGCAAAATGAGCAATGCGCCTTAAGAAACTAG
- a CDS encoding cupin domain-containing protein, producing the protein MTEKIKALIEKLELAPHPEGGYFRETYRSTGTVDLGAPFYGERNHSTCIYFLLTGDSFSAFHRINQDEAWHFYQGDPIELHMIHPDGTHEKIIIGNEIEQGMLPQYVVPAGSWFAAKTVGSEGYALVGCTVSPGFEFADFELAKRQELTEKFTLHAELITEFTRI; encoded by the coding sequence ATGACGGAGAAGATTAAGGCACTAATTGAAAAACTCGAATTGGCTCCTCACCCCGAAGGTGGTTACTTTAGAGAGACCTATAGAAGTACAGGAACAGTAGATTTGGGAGCCCCTTTTTACGGCGAAAGGAATCATTCTACTTGTATCTACTTTTTACTGACTGGTGATAGTTTCTCTGCATTTCATAGAATCAATCAGGATGAGGCCTGGCATTTTTATCAGGGCGACCCTATCGAACTACATATGATTCATCCTGATGGGACTCATGAAAAAATCATCATAGGCAATGAAATAGAACAGGGAATGCTTCCACAATACGTGGTACCAGCAGGCTCCTGGTTTGCCGCCAAAACTGTCGGTTCAGAAGGTTATGCATTGGTAGGCTGTACTGTTTCTCCCGGATTTGAATTTGCTGATTTCGAGCTTGCAAAAAGACAGGAACTAACAGAGAAATTTACTCTGCATGCAGAATTAATCACCGAATTCACTCGTATTTGA
- a CDS encoding EcsC family protein — MNPYEEKITKELSEWQSSMQRSPVGASDKIKSLQHRFNKIIPQKVHDIITRAIKELTRAVLFGADFTTTRVRGPVNLYEAEDHIKERINFYTSSATAEGAITGFGGILSGMADFPIWLSIKMKMLFEIANNYGFDTSDYKERVYLLYVFQLAFSSQRRRIELFHLVSNWEQHQHELPKDINEFDWYTFQQEYRDHLDVAKLLQLIPGIGAVVGAYVNHKLTNRLGKTAMNAYRMRLILQTPKLDKHDGED; from the coding sequence ATGAATCCCTATGAAGAGAAAATCACAAAAGAACTCAGTGAATGGCAAAGCAGCATGCAGCGATCACCTGTAGGAGCCTCGGACAAAATCAAAAGCCTGCAACACCGATTCAACAAGATCATTCCTCAGAAGGTTCATGACATTATCACCAGAGCGATCAAAGAATTGACCCGAGCTGTACTATTTGGAGCAGACTTTACCACTACTCGGGTACGCGGACCTGTCAACCTCTACGAAGCAGAAGATCACATCAAAGAGCGAATCAATTTTTACACCTCCTCGGCTACTGCCGAAGGTGCTATTACCGGTTTTGGTGGAATATTGAGTGGCATGGCAGATTTCCCCATTTGGCTCAGCATCAAGATGAAAATGCTTTTTGAAATCGCCAACAATTATGGGTTCGACACCAGCGATTATAAAGAGCGTGTCTATCTTCTTTACGTTTTCCAACTGGCTTTTTCAAGTCAACGCAGACGGATCGAGCTCTTTCATTTGGTATCTAATTGGGAACAGCACCAACACGAATTACCCAAAGACATCAATGAATTTGACTGGTATACTTTTCAGCAAGAATATCGTGACCACCTGGACGTAGCAAAACTGCTTCAACTGATCCCAGGTATAGGCGCAGTGGTAGGTGCTTATGTCAATCACAAACTGACTAATCGATTAGGCAAAACGGCTATGAACGCATATCGCATGCGACTGATCCTACAGACTCCCAAACTGGATAAACATGACGGAGAAGATTAA
- the lysS gene encoding lysine--tRNA ligase has product MILSEQEILRRQTREKLIEAGIDPYPSDTFEVNVTTKDIHENYEKRKTDYKNISIAGRLMSRRIMGSASFAELQDASGRIQIYLRRDDLCPGEDKSHYNTVFKKMMDIGDIIGIKGYVFTTEVGEISIHVTDLKLLSKSLKPLPIVKEAKDEDGNTKTYDAFKDPELRYRQRYVDLIVNPEVRETFVKRTQLVNSMRNFLADRGYLEVETPILQPLYGGAAARPFKTHHNTLDMTLYLRIANELYLKRLIVGGYDGVFEFSKDFRNEGMSRFHNPEFTQVELYVAYKDYEWMMNLTEAMVEKVAMDLHGTTEVQVGENIINFQRPWKRYTMFEAIEHFTGIDISEMDEAQLRETAKKLDVPVDETMGKGKLIDEIFGEKCEGQLIQPTFITDYPVEMSPLAKKHKNKPGLVERFEAIANGKEICNSFSELNDPIDQRKRFEEQLELGKRGDDEAMVLDEDFLRALEYGMPPTAGLGVGIDRLSMMMTNSNSIQDVLFFPQMKPEKKVVPLTDAQYEELGVAPDLIQILQKIGMVTKKQFADAKDGKLHQDVCGNKKKMKLKEVKNPSLEEVQGWIAKAAE; this is encoded by the coding sequence ATGATTTTAAGCGAACAGGAAATACTCAGACGTCAAACCCGTGAAAAATTAATAGAAGCCGGGATTGACCCTTATCCATCCGACACCTTCGAAGTGAATGTGACCACTAAGGACATTCATGAAAACTATGAGAAGCGAAAGACGGATTACAAGAATATTTCTATCGCAGGCCGACTGATGAGTCGTCGTATCATGGGATCAGCCTCTTTTGCTGAGCTGCAGGATGCATCGGGCCGAATCCAAATCTACTTGCGCAGAGATGACCTTTGCCCTGGTGAGGACAAGAGTCACTACAACACCGTGTTTAAGAAGATGATGGACATCGGTGACATCATCGGTATCAAAGGATATGTATTTACTACTGAAGTAGGAGAAATTTCTATACATGTGACGGATCTCAAGCTATTGTCTAAATCCTTGAAGCCTCTTCCGATTGTAAAGGAGGCCAAAGATGAGGATGGAAACACAAAGACCTACGATGCATTCAAGGATCCTGAACTAAGATACAGACAGCGTTATGTCGATTTGATCGTGAACCCTGAAGTTCGTGAAACATTCGTCAAAAGAACACAATTGGTTAACTCCATGAGAAACTTTCTGGCTGATAGAGGATATCTGGAAGTAGAAACTCCTATTCTTCAGCCTTTATATGGTGGTGCGGCTGCACGTCCGTTCAAGACCCATCACAACACCCTGGACATGACGCTTTATTTGCGTATCGCCAACGAGCTATATCTGAAGCGTCTGATCGTAGGTGGATATGATGGGGTTTTCGAATTCTCCAAAGATTTCAGAAACGAAGGAATGTCTCGTTTTCATAATCCAGAATTTACGCAGGTAGAGCTCTATGTAGCCTACAAAGATTATGAGTGGATGATGAACCTGACTGAAGCCATGGTGGAGAAAGTAGCCATGGACCTACATGGTACGACTGAAGTTCAGGTAGGTGAAAACATCATCAATTTCCAAAGGCCATGGAAACGCTACACGATGTTTGAAGCCATCGAGCACTTCACAGGAATCGATATTTCTGAGATGGACGAAGCTCAGCTGAGAGAAACTGCCAAGAAACTGGATGTCCCTGTAGACGAAACCATGGGTAAAGGTAAGTTGATCGATGAGATCTTTGGTGAGAAATGCGAAGGTCAGCTGATCCAACCGACCTTCATCACAGACTATCCAGTTGAGATGTCTCCATTGGCTAAGAAGCATAAGAATAAACCAGGATTAGTAGAACGTTTCGAAGCGATCGCCAATGGTAAAGAAATCTGTAACTCATTCTCTGAGCTGAACGACCCTATCGATCAGCGCAAGCGTTTCGAAGAGCAATTAGAGCTAGGTAAGCGCGGTGATGATGAAGCGATGGTACTGGACGAGGACTTCTTGAGAGCACTGGAGTATGGCATGCCTCCTACTGCTGGTCTGGGTGTCGGTATCGACCGCCTATCCATGATGATGACCAACTCCAATTCAATCCAGGATGTACTTTTCTTCCCTCAGATGAAACCAGAGAAAAAAGTCGTTCCATTGACGGATGCACAATACGAGGAGTTAGGGGTAGCACCTGATTTGATTCAGATCTTGCAAAAAATCGGAATGGTGACCAAAAAGCAATTTGCAGATGCCAAAGACGGCAAGTTGCACCAGGACGTTTGCGGCAACAAGAAAAAAATGAAGCTGAAAGAAGTGAAAAACCCATCACTAGAAGAAGTGCAGGGTTGGATCGCGAAAGCGGCAGAATAA
- a CDS encoding winged helix-turn-helix domain-containing protein has product MKAFTPLDPLLHSQLRLAVISLLMSLESAEFTYIKEKTEATAGNLSVQLDKLSKAGYIEVTKSFKGKKPLTTCKITPKGLEAFEQYVKALKEYID; this is encoded by the coding sequence ATGAAGGCATTTACTCCACTCGATCCCTTGCTACATTCCCAGCTTCGACTGGCAGTGATTAGCTTGCTGATGAGTCTGGAATCTGCAGAATTCACCTATATCAAGGAGAAAACAGAAGCCACGGCGGGTAATTTGAGTGTGCAGTTGGATAAGTTGTCTAAGGCAGGTTACATCGAAGTGACCAAGAGTTTTAAAGGTAAGAAACCTTTGACTACTTGTAAAATCACACCCAAAGGTCTTGAAGCTTTTGAACAATACGTCAAAGCTTTGAAGGAGTACATCGATTAA
- a CDS encoding DUF1697 domain-containing protein has translation MKKYIALLRGINVSGQKKIKMAELKETLASAGLQNVQTYIQSGNVIFESEESSEEAANRIEGAIYKAYNFDVPTLVFEQNYLQNVIDQNPFLSKVDDPKKLYAIFLYDDLTQEGLDRLASAELGGDEYAIVDGVVYTCYHNGMGKAKMDINFIEKKLMVRATSRNWRTVNLLSQH, from the coding sequence ATGAAGAAATACATTGCCCTACTGCGTGGAATAAATGTGAGCGGTCAGAAGAAAATAAAGATGGCTGAACTCAAAGAAACCCTGGCTAGTGCTGGGCTACAAAATGTGCAGACCTATATCCAAAGTGGCAATGTGATATTTGAGAGTGAGGAGAGCAGCGAGGAGGCGGCGAACAGAATCGAGGGAGCGATATACAAGGCCTACAATTTTGATGTTCCTACTCTGGTATTTGAGCAAAATTATCTCCAAAATGTGATTGATCAGAATCCATTTCTCTCCAAAGTGGATGACCCGAAGAAACTTTATGCCATTTTTCTTTATGATGACCTGACTCAGGAAGGTCTGGATCGATTGGCTTCAGCAGAACTAGGAGGCGATGAGTATGCGATAGTAGACGGTGTAGTCTATACCTGCTATCACAATGGCATGGGCAAAGCGAAGATGGATATCAATTTTATCGAGAAAAAATTGATGGTAAGAGCTACCAGTCGCAATTGGCGAACGGTGAATTTATTGTCTCAACATTAA
- a CDS encoding pirin family protein, protein MANNKLLVNERQADIGNFMVGRLLPFREKRQVGPFTFIDHMGPTVIENQQYMDVDQHPHIGLSTLTYLFEGEVHHRDSIGSDQVIRPGDVGFMTAGSGVTHTERTPTSLRTGHPFTMHGYQIWVALPKDMEEMEPRFDFYSSEEIPTWQTDGVTFRLAAGNAFGKSAPLQGFSPLFMLDILVEKDTTLDLRGQLKGEVAFVIVKGEISDGDQKAGTGQMLISRTNEACEICMQAGTQLMLFGGEPLPEERFLMWNFVSHSKDRLNQAKEDWKNKSFPKVPGDNTYIPFP, encoded by the coding sequence ATGGCAAACAACAAACTCCTAGTCAACGAACGCCAGGCAGATATTGGCAATTTTATGGTAGGGCGCTTACTACCTTTTCGCGAAAAGCGACAGGTGGGGCCTTTTACTTTTATCGATCATATGGGACCCACAGTGATCGAAAATCAACAATACATGGATGTAGATCAGCATCCACATATTGGTCTCAGTACGTTGACTTACCTTTTCGAAGGGGAAGTTCACCATCGAGACAGCATAGGTAGTGATCAGGTGATTCGACCAGGAGATGTGGGATTCATGACCGCCGGGAGTGGAGTGACTCATACGGAGCGAACACCAACGAGTCTTCGTACGGGACACCCCTTTACCATGCATGGCTACCAGATCTGGGTGGCATTGCCTAAAGACATGGAAGAAATGGAGCCGCGCTTTGATTTTTATTCTTCCGAAGAGATACCGACCTGGCAGACCGATGGCGTGACATTCCGTTTGGCTGCTGGCAATGCTTTTGGGAAGTCTGCTCCTCTTCAGGGTTTTTCCCCGCTTTTTATGTTAGATATTTTGGTAGAAAAAGATACTACATTGGATCTGCGCGGACAACTGAAGGGAGAAGTGGCTTTTGTGATCGTAAAAGGGGAGATCTCAGATGGCGACCAGAAGGCAGGAACCGGTCAGATGCTGATCAGCAGGACCAACGAGGCCTGCGAAATATGCATGCAGGCGGGAACTCAACTGATGCTATTCGGTGGAGAGCCTCTGCCAGAGGAGCGTTTCCTCATGTGGAATTTTGTTTCGCATAGCAAAGACCGACTGAATCAGGCCAAAGAAGACTGGAAGAATAAGAGTTTTCCTAAGGTTCCGGGAGATAATACTTATATTCCCTTTCCTTGA
- a CDS encoding sulfurtransferase yields the protein MRPIIDAAELKEIIDEYGLILIDASGGPNAHADYTSQHLAGAQWVDLETQLAEIEEDVSLGGRHPLPSLKRFSVLLGELGITPESHVVIYDHMNGANAASRFWWMLRSVGHEKVQVLNGGFKAAQALGLPIDAEGVEIRKAVAYPLETWLLPMVDITEVEEISQQEDHRLIDVRSAERYRGETEPIDLVAGHIPGAINIPLTENLDANGLFLSPEALKTKYSKALEGIDADKVIIHCGSGVTACHTILAMDYAGMAIPNLYVGSWSEWSRNEKEMVLKD from the coding sequence ATGAGGCCAATCATTGACGCAGCTGAACTGAAAGAAATTATAGACGAGTATGGTTTGATATTAATAGATGCCAGCGGTGGGCCAAATGCTCATGCTGATTATACAAGTCAGCATCTCGCAGGTGCACAGTGGGTGGATTTAGAAACTCAGCTGGCGGAGATTGAAGAAGATGTGTCGCTAGGCGGTAGACACCCTTTGCCTAGCCTGAAACGATTTTCGGTGCTTTTGGGTGAATTGGGGATTACTCCTGAGAGCCATGTCGTGATTTATGATCATATGAATGGTGCCAATGCGGCTTCTCGTTTTTGGTGGATGCTACGGTCCGTGGGACACGAAAAGGTTCAGGTGCTCAATGGAGGCTTCAAGGCAGCCCAGGCTCTTGGTTTGCCCATAGATGCTGAGGGTGTCGAAATAAGAAAAGCTGTAGCCTACCCACTTGAAACCTGGCTGCTACCCATGGTCGATATCACAGAGGTAGAAGAGATATCACAGCAAGAAGATCACAGGTTGATAGATGTACGTTCGGCAGAGCGGTATCGTGGAGAGACCGAACCCATCGATTTGGTTGCAGGTCATATACCAGGAGCGATCAATATCCCGCTGACTGAAAACCTAGATGCAAATGGTTTGTTTTTAAGTCCTGAGGCACTGAAGACAAAATACTCCAAGGCACTAGAAGGTATTGATGCCGACAAGGTTATTATTCATTGTGGTTCTGGTGTTACGGCCTGTCATACCATTCTAGCCATGGACTATGCGGGGATGGCAATTCCCAACCTCTATGTAGGTTCCTGGAGCGAATGGAGCCGAAATGAGAAGGAGATGGTCTTGAAAGATTGA
- a CDS encoding PadR family transcriptional regulator, with the protein MKKTKLGEFEELVLLTVAVLKEEAYGVEIKRELESRLEETLSVGSIQSALKRMEEKGFLTSEFGEATKQRGGKRKRIYTASTQGMQVLQEMKDIRSSLWDSIKQPQVSFANI; encoded by the coding sequence ATGAAAAAGACAAAATTGGGGGAGTTTGAGGAACTGGTTTTGCTCACTGTGGCGGTGCTGAAGGAGGAGGCTTATGGTGTAGAGATCAAGAGAGAGCTCGAATCCCGACTAGAGGAGACCTTAAGTGTCGGATCGATCCAGTCTGCTTTGAAGAGGATGGAGGAGAAAGGATTTTTGACCTCCGAATTTGGAGAGGCTACCAAACAACGTGGGGGTAAGCGAAAAAGAATTTATACTGCTTCGACCCAAGGCATGCAGGTGTTGCAAGAAATGAAAGACATTCGATCTAGTCTTTGGGATTCTATCAAGCAACCTCAAGTATCCTTCGCTAATATATGA